Proteins from one Microcaecilia unicolor chromosome 2, aMicUni1.1, whole genome shotgun sequence genomic window:
- the LOC115463705 gene encoding zinc finger protein 2 homolog: protein MSALVSDQASITFKDVAAYFLEVEWDILGEWQKELYKKVIKEIHDILTSRGYSIVNPDVIFKIKKEDKKYFTQHFEQAEKENLNEPTKCLPIVTSVFSLSVKQEEDLPLKDHVESDMSEQTPPSVTSFHNVKPDVLIRFEQEGFRSEPLGPEERENQTTTGTCSQSYTAETTVEILKMEEDPVRVQLEGREEDTDSRSNDGFWNKSKRMRECDGQQRVEWKHKDSPDPSVDCLEGTSRVTPPSMKENAPKGERTNVCIEEEGNSTYCVNLKQNQKISGETLQSTVFKESFIGKSNLIGQKQIHREDKPFHCTEYGKYFTSSVHDKNFSQIFELRRHELINTRKKQVHKRNLKGAKLFKCSVCDKGFSQNNNLKIHERIHTGEKPFKCCECDKCFHSKSDLRRHERIHTGEKPFQCSECDKSFTQKTNLRIHERVHTGRKPYKCSECDKSFNQKNNLRIHERIHTGEKPYKCSECDKSFNQKSNLKIHERIHTGGKLYMCSECDKSFHHHHNNNNIKIHEGIHIGDKQHKCSQCDKSFHKKSTLTIHERIHSEEKPYKCSECDKSFHQKINLRNHERIHTGEKPYKCSECDKSFNQKNNLRIHERIHTGGKLYKCPECDKSFYHKNSIKIHEGIHTGNKPHKCSQCDKSFHQKCTLTIHERIHTEKKLFKCSECDKSFTQKNDLRIHERIHTGEKPYKCSECDKSFTRKYNFRIHKRIHTGDKSNKCSEFDKLRKNKWQMNSLTKTGHTKGLN, encoded by the exons ATGTCTGCCCTCGTTTCTGATCAG GCATCGATcacattcaaggatgttgctgcttattttttGGAAGTGGAGTGGGAcattctgggagaatggcagaaggagctgtacaagaaggtgATCAAAgagattcatgacatcctcacatcacGAG gttattcaattgttaatcctgatgttatattcaaaATTAAAAAGGAAGATAAAAAATATTTCACCCAACACTTTGAGCAGGCGGAAAAAGAAAACCTGAATGAGCCCACTAAGT GTCTTCCGATTGTAACGTCTGTATTTTCACTAagtgttaaacaagaggaagatctcccccTCAAGGATCATGTTGAATCAGACATGTCTGAACAGACTCCCCCATCTGTAACAA GCTTCCACAATGTCAAGCCTGATGTTTTAATCAGATTTGAGCAAGAGGGATTCAGGTCTGAGCCTCTGGGACCTGAGGAAAGAGAAAATCAGACCACCACAGGCACAT GCAGCCAAAGTTACACTGCTGAGACCACAGTAGAGATCCTGAAAATGGAAGAGGATCCTGTCAGAGTCCAGCtggaaggcagagaagaggatACTGATTCCAGGAGCA ATGATGGGTTTTGGAACAAGAGTAAGAGAATGAGAGAGTGCGATGGGCAGCAGAGGGTGGAATGGAAACACAAAGACAGCCCAGATCCTTCAGTTGATTGTCTGGAAGGTACAAGTAGAGTAACACCTCCTAGCATGAAAGAAAATGCCCCAAAAGGAGAGAGAACCAATGTATGTATTGAAGAAGAGGGGAATTCAACGTACTGCGTAAATCTCAAACAAAATCAGAAAATCAGTGGAGAGACACTTCAGAGCACTGTGTTCAAGGAAAGTTTCATTGGGAAGTCAAATCTGATAGGACAAAAACAAATTCACAGAGAAGATAAGCCGTTTCATTGTACTGAATACGGGAAATATTTTACAAGCTCTGTACACGATAAAAACTTTAGTCAGATATTTGAACTGAGAAGACATGAATTAATCAACACTAGAAAGAAACAAGTACATAAAAGGAACCTCAAGGGAGCAAAGCTATTCAAATGTTCAGTATGTGATAAAGGTTTCAGTCAAAACAATAACCTCAAAATACATGAAAGAattcacactggagaaaaacccttTAAATGTTGTGAATGCGATAAATGTTTCCATTCCAAATCAGACCTAAGAAgacatgaaagaatccacactggagagaaaccatttcagtgttcagaatgtgataaaagcttcactcaaaaAACTaatctcagaattcatgaaagagtCCACACTGGAAggaaaccatataaatgttctgaatgtgataaaagctttaaTCAAAAAAATaacctcagaattcatgaaagaatccacactggagagaaaccatataaatgttctgaatgtgataaaagcttcaatcagaaAAGTAATCTcaaaattcatgaaagaatccacacaggagggAAACTGTATatgtgttctgaatgtgataaaagctttcatcatcatcataataataataatataaagatTCACGAAGGAATCCACATTGGAGACAAACAACATAAATGTTCTCAGTGTGATAAGAGCTTCCATAAAAAGTCTACACTcacaattcatgaaagaatccactctgaagaaaaaccatataaatgttctgaatgtgataaaagcttccaTCAAAAAATTAACCTCAGAAATCATGAAAGAATCCATACTGGAGAGAAAccgtataaatgttctgaatgtgataaaagcttcaatcaaaaAAATAATCttagaattcatgaaagaatccacactggagggAAGCTGTATAAATGTcctgagtgtgataaaagcttttaTCATAAAAATAGTATCAAAATTCATGAAGGAATCCACACTGGAAACAAACCACATAAATGTTCTCAGTGTGATAAGAGTTTCCATCAAAAATGTACACTTACTATTCATGAAAGAATTCACacggaaaaaaaactttttaaatgttctgaatgtgataaaagcttcactcaaaaaaatgatctcagaattcatgaaagaatccacactggagagaaaccatataaatgttctgaatgtgataaaagctttacTCGAAAATACAATTTCAGAATTCataaaagaatccacactggagataAGTCTAATAAATGTTCTGAATTTGATAAGTTAAGGAAAAACAAATGGCAAATGAATTCATTGACCAAAACAGGCCACACAAAAGGTTTAAATTAA